CATCGTTTTCAGCTGATATGTGCATGTGAGATCAATACAAGAAGGCAGAAGATAACTAATTCAATGTTAGATTTTTGACTAGTTTTGTGTGGTGATTTGATGGATGTCTAATGTAAAGTGAGAGCCTTATCATTTTTGGTAAATGGAAATAGTGGCCTGAATGGTTCATAATCACCTGAGTGGGCATGATCCTTTTTGCTTCCTTGCTAGGGGCTTTCTTTTGGCGTACTATCTTTTGCTTCGGAGGGGGCGGCTCTGCATGGAAGGAACCCAACCTGATGAGAGATAGAGGACATCACGTGGAGTGCACGGGATACATTTAACCGTCAAGCACAGCTTGGAAAAAAATAGTTCTCTGAATGTACCACCATAATCTGCACATGCCGAACCACAAATAGACATGGGCTGACTGGAGTTGAAAACCTTAAGATCGAgatgaccactagagggcagacaAGCCTTAGTCGCACTTACATCGGGTCTTGTACTGTCGAATTGACCTGATATTTTGCAGCAGATTTGGACTAACATACaggacaaagaaaaatattattttgaggGAATTGATTTTGGTGGAAAAATATAAACAGATGGAGTTAAGGCAGGTTAATGCAGTGAGCTGAATAACAATGGCACCCGCACATGTAGTGGAAGGTCGGCGCTGTCCGAAAGCAAGCCTCAGCTCTCTGGGCCAGTCTCTGCCAGGCATCTTTGGGCAAATAACCCTCAATTTCCTCTTCGCTCTGCTCCCCCCTACCACTTTCCAGTCGGTTGAGACCCATGAAGGAGAGCTGTTGACGGGATAAAAGCAATCATAGAATGCAAGTGACAAAAGAGTGGAATCACTTACAAGGTGCTCAGCAAAAGCAGCGTGGTCAAAAGCACTGTCCTCTTCTCGCATCTGGCTGGCTCTTTCGTTGTTCAGGTCCGTAGCCATTAAAACGAACTTGGAATCCAGCACCGCTTCGCTCGTCTCTCGCACTGTCAAACAACTCCGCTGTCAGACATTGCAATGTTCTTCAGTTGCTCACTTTTTCAAGGTACAACACATGGAATACTTTGTCTACTTTAATGAAAAGTTAAGATAGAAATGAAACGTACCATTTTCAAAAAGGCTGTCTGCCGCTTCCAAAATCTCTGTAAGTTTGTTGTTTGATGGACTCAGTAAATCTTCTCTATtttctgaaattaaaaaaaaagcacaagcaTAGgaccaaaacacaaaaataaataaacaaagcaaGCTGCCACCTCTTGGGAAGTCACCAACTCACGTTGGACTGAATCGATGAGATCTCTGTACTTGGTCCTTATTTCTTTCCTGGTGCCTCTTTCCTGTGCACTCATAGAACCAAAGCTGGACCCCCCATTCAGCTGCTGTTGGTCTCCGCTGCTGTGCCCTGCAGCTCCGTCTTGCTGGGGGGCTTCCTTATCAGTGGACGGCCGTCTGAGCTGCTCCATCGAAAGCTGAACGCAGAAACAGTAAAGTTTGAAGTTTAGATTGACATTTAGTAGAGGTATGTGATTattgaatatttattataaCCGCAAATTCCCATCTATTGTGGCACCTAACTGTTGGTCACTTCACAACTGTGCGGAAGGAGTGCGGAAATGCGTTTTTGGACGGAAATTGCGTCACAATACGGGTGCTGTGACCAGTAGCCCCGCTACCGATGTGCCTACGTGGCAGCCATGTTGGGAGGGGCGACTTCCCCCTCAAAGGCAATGCAATGGCATTGAAATGAAATCATAACGCGCTCATTTCTTGATTAGAAGGTCTGAATGGTGGTTGCACAGTCTACTACGAATCTGTCAAAGTATGTGGAATTCTGAGATAAGTATAAGTTTCAGGGTTTTGTTAAACAATACAAAGGTCTGATGAAAGCAATTCCACACAAGGAAAGATGAGGAAGGTGAAATGTTTTCTTATTCCCGGAGGGGGTGGATGGGTTGGGGCTagcataacagaaaataattttgaagtttttaaatcaatcaatcaatcaatcaatcaatcaatcaatcaatcaaataaccGTTTTCTGGTTAATTTTGAGTATATTTTTGGgaaaatcatttgaaatgatGGACTGTTTATATAACGTATATACAGGCATAAATGATGtattttgaatatttatttgtattgtaaCTTGAGTTTTCCATCTTGTCTTCACTGCGAGTTAGCGTCCCTAGGGGCACTTACTTGCCACTGCAGAGCAAATCGCTTCAGCGGATGAATGGAAGGCAGACAGGCGCTCGGTGAATGTTTGGAGGGGGAGGCACGATGCTAAAAAAGGAGCTGCACTTTGTTTAAAAGTTCTCAGAGTAAATTCGCTTTCTTTAAAACACCACTGGGGACATTACTTTGTATTATCCCATTTGGACAGCAGACTTGCACGCCAAGTCCAACGAACGGCGTTTTCACCGATGagcatttaatttttaaatgtTAAGTACCAGGTTAGGACAGACTGTATGTTTTGTAGTTGAGGTGAAGACGCAGGGTGGCTTAAACAACACCATTTGCCTTCCACGCGCTCGGCGTGATGTGAGATCCGAATCGAACCGAGCTTCAGCTGCAGTGTGAAAGACAATGTGGAAGCGCTTTTGACCGGACTGCTCAGCAAATCTACCGGGTGATTAGCAATTAGCATCGAGCACACCGCCGGCGGCACGCGAACCTGTTGGGAACCAGCGTGGGCTCCCCGTTGCCACCAAATCACCACAGGACCACCAAAAACGAAGGATTGCACGCCTCCATGGTTCCGAACAAGTGGACCATGAATTCAGTCCTGCACAAGTCGCCTCCGCGGAGCTGGCTCGGACTCAAGTTGAGGCTCAGTAAgtgatcatttttgttttgatgttgtACGTAAAGTGGAACGCGCCGTAGGCAATCATTAacgtacacttttttttttttttaatgtaatctcATTTGAAAATTCACTCCTCATTCCTACAATGTAAGGCTATTAAAAGAGATTTTCTTTTGCAATGCTGACCTGGCTGCGGAGCAGACAGcagtcaaaaataaaatgaaaaacatacagtagacaaattaataataataataataataataataataataaactcaaATAGCTAGTCAAACTGTGATGCATtacatcaggggtccccaaactttttcctgtgagggccacataacctttcccttctctgatggcgggccggtgtcagtttgtaacagaaaaagtgtgacgatcgtaggggagcttaaaaattttattgttttccagaaagccacacataaccaaataacggttatttaataaccctttccaggttctatacagaaaaaaagtcaggaaacaaataacactacgtattaatgaaataaataataactaaataaccctctctgagttcttcacagaaaaaacaggaaataaataataactaaataactctctctgggttcttcatagaaagaaaaccatggaacattaactttctgttgtgccatgcacaatcttaacagataaaagttcagctcagttgtcagagcagaacctctctgacacatatgagcagtctcttaaagttcttgtgttccttccttataatccttttgtaggttccagtaggcttgtcgacaccgctgtcttttttgttaaagtttgctagtgcgtcatagtctggagtaaaatttgttgtggcaattcttaggcgagatccgaggtgttggtccgtttacctcgatctttgacgggtagatgttgacgttcatgtggctgaacgtcacgtcgcgtacgtcgagccaaattggccactcttttttaacattcggcactcacttcttttcttcgggccactcattttaatggaaggattccaggggaaggtttgtgggtggctttagcgcaaaactgcatctgaaagctcagcgcgcaaattacaagaatgctgtcgtcacagcccacgctctaaattcgggactgatacaaatagagcgcgagtgcgccatgtccgtacgtacacgcacttgtgagtgtgcaccgagctttctgacacggcttccggtagtaaatgcgcaggcgagcgcttccccatctactgggcaaacgcagtcattgcaggcaaaatgagcaaaaaaaaaaaaaaaaagtttaataatacaatttgttcagggttggcgggccggattaaacggtcccgtgggccgtatccggcccgcgggccgtagtttggtgacccctgcattACATCATGAAAGCAACTAGTACTGTGAAATCCAGTTTGAGCATAAGTAAATTATATGGAAAAACAGCTAGATCGTGCCAACATATTCGGTCACCACAGCAACTAATATTAAATTCTGACAACTGAATCGTATGAAAACTGAGGCAATATACATActtcaaaataataacaattattCATTCAGAGAATCTGTTGTTGAACATTCACAAAATATTGTGACAATATTTTATAGATAATTTGTTGTTGAACATTCAGAAAACATAGTGAAGAAACTTAAGCAAAATAGATGAACAATAAATGGGCAGTGAAGTCCAAGAAAATCTTTACAATATGTTCTATGCACCACCACTAGTCTAAAcgtggcattctgattaatattgtgtttgtggaatactaattaagcagcaaaatccacccaTTTTTATCTATCTTACGATTGTTTTGTCACTTGCCAAAAACATCGTCACAGTGTCTTAGCTTGCAAATGTCATGTGACCAGACTCAGAAAACAGGTGAGCCGTATTTGTTCATTCCCTAAGCCCTtaggcactgtgatgtcattttcagtcaacagcaagtggcgGTACAAAGCCCAAACACTGTACACAGTACAAAAAACAAGTGACCTaattgtgtgggttttttttttattttgaagaagaAATTTGGCTCTCAAGTGGCACGATTGGGAGtattgggaggaaaaaaaaaaaaatggaatctaATATCTTCAGATTAGAACAAGGCTTCTTCCAAATGTGAATATAATGCTGTATAAAGgttatgtaatgttttttttgcttccatgtTATGGCTGCTCTGTGTTGACACTTCTGGAGCCTGCAATTTTGGCATCTTTGCATGCGAGTTGTTTGACAGTGTTTCTATACTTTCGGGTAGCTGCTGAAACCTGGGTGCctctgtcttctttttttgccttgttttaaaatgataatcaaaatgtatttgatttaCCGTGTGATCAGCTAATCAGCTGCCTATCGATTTCTTTCCTTCTCTGAATCCACCTGTCCTGTTTGGGTGCTTGGTCAAGCAGAATCTGTATGTCTGAATGTTTCAACTCCCCCTACCGTCACTCGACTTCACGTTGCCACTGCCGGCAGTCAACGGGTTCATAGCGTTAACACAATGTGTAAGTTTAGCAGTCTTAATAGTTTGAGTCTGGAGGCCTTCAGTGTTCCAGGCCACTGGAGTCTTAAGTTGGTTTTAAAGTCACTGGTCTAATCTGGAGCCAGATGTCTTGTCTGGTCTCTGTGGAGCGTCCAAAAAGCAAACGGAAACGGGTTTCTCGTCTACCTCCGGAAGGTCTCCCCAAGCATCGGGCAAGTGTTGGCAGACCACCTTTGTTCCACTGGTATAATTCTTCCACTTTAGTCAGCACACTAATACGAAACGCAATCTCGGTCATAATTGCTGACCCCGTGTCTCTTTCCAATGCGTGAACAGTCTTTCCCCATTGGAAATGATAGAAATGGAGATAAACAGTTCTCTTAGTATAACAGTGTAAAAGTAATAAGTCTTGCTTGACTTTAGTGGAATTTTGCCCCTCGCAAACTTCAGACCGAGTGATTTGTGTTTATCAAAGCAATTATCTTCTCAGTAGTGGTCCTTGGCGTGCCATTATAGTACACAGGGTTTGGACCAGACTGTTCTGAGTGGACTTGAAAGTTCTTTAACATCAACTTGTGGAGTCACGAGTGCTCATGTTTTCAGGTGCGCACATgaagtgcgtgtgtgcgtgcgtgcatccaCATACGTGTGTGTTGGTTCTGGCCCGCCACGTGACTTGTTACAGTTTAGACTTCCGCCTCCATTGTTTTACTTTATGCTCGACAGTAATTTCCTTTCTCTCGTCTTTTTCATCCCGAGGCAGGTCTcttgttttctctctcttttgttCAGGACTAACGTCATCTATACGTTTCTATACTGCACTTACATGGCTTATATTTCTGGATACCGTAAGGCTCAGTCAACCTGTCTTTGTTGTTTGCCCATAATCCGGACATGTGTTGTATTTTAGACATTTTAAATGATACTTTTAGTGTGTTTGCGTGTacagtgtatttaaaaaaaatctccgaCATTTGTTATTGTCCTAAGCCATATTCCTTTGGTACAAGAAGTTGCAGTTAGTTACCACCCAACTAATGTTTtcgtattttattgttttatgtcTGTGGCCAAAATATATTGTATATACATTCAACAAAATTGtgactttaatttaatttgacacattaTTGACCAAGCTAAAGGATTTAAAACAGCTTGCTCTCATTGGTCTCTTGTTGAATGACTTCAAATAGCTAATAATTATTTGATGGAATTTATAAGTGTTGCGTGAGGGTTGGGACTTGGCAATGTCGTCAACTCTGCACTgtagtgtcatttttttttcagtttattcCGTGATGAAGTCACCGTCATAAACACGGTCACAGCTggagcccccccacacacacacactcgtctcTCGTGTGCCTTTTCCCATCATTCTTTTCTCCCAAACATGGTGCCTAGTGTATGCTGATCTTAACTCCCGGGCTCCTCTTTCACTTTTGTACCCGTCACTGCTATTTAAAGTCACTGTTCTTGTTTTTGTGCCATGTAGATTCACCGCACTTAAAAATATCTGCAAAACAGGTGTGTTGTTATTTGTCCCAGAGGTGCTCGGAATTTATTTTTTGATCAGATCTGCATGCCAAACTGCTTCAATCCAAAATTAGCTCCCATATCATATTATTGCTAACTTGGTATTTCAAGGAATTTAAGGTATGTTTATTCAACACAGACTTTCAAAATTTGGAACGACATTATCCATTGTCGGTTTTATCAACGGGCCTGGTCTTCCGGACCTAAATCATCCATGTGGCATActatgtttgtttttgcacctTGCTTTGTTGGAGGAAATAGTTGACTTCCCAGAAATAGTCCTCACAGGTGAAAGTTGGAAGCATCCACCTGATAAAAACAATTGCTCACCAGAATTAAGAATCAAAGTGTGCCAACACACTGAACAATGGtagcaaaaatctgaaaattcgACTACCTGACACCCCCTCATTAATGATTACTAATAAATGACTGGTTAAGAGTTATTGCCTGTGCCTTTGACGGTCTGCTGTGCTAACTATAACCTAAATAACGGGCATGGACTAGCGCCGTGCACTCCCTCTGGCATCAGACTGGATCACACCCTTTTAAAATTCTTAAATACGATGAGCCTTCGCAGCGACACACAATTAAGTTGATTTAGTTAGTCATCTCCAGGTACTTATCAGAACTgacagttctttcttttgctgTATGAAACTTATATAACATATTTTCCAGAAAAAAACAATGGCAaaaatgttggttttttttcatcttgGGGATATAGCGCCACCTGCTGCTTTGGCATGCACATGACAGGCAGCAAATGTCTCCAAGAGAGTAGTATAGtactgggttaaaaaaaaaaaaatctttgtggATGTCGGAGTGACGTGGGTTTGTCTTTCTAATGCAAACCTTGTGAGGATGAGATCATCCAGATGTAAATGCCATGTGTGCAACATGCAGGTGCTTTGTTTGTGGAGAGTCTTATTATGAAAGGGTGACCTGATGATGAAAGCGAGGTTGTCTCATATctcctttgcccccccccccctccacacacatccTTTGTTTCTGCAGGAGGTGGAAATTGGCCCTTGTATTGGCATATTGGTTCTCATGCTTCACATCTGCTTGCTTCATTAAAAGGGAAGCTTCTTGCCCAAAGCTGCTTTTGATGATTACCACATGTCTGCAAAGCCCAGAGCCGCGCAGCAAGGCCGGCTCTCATCCTACCCTCTAATTTCTCATCCCAAAATTGGACATGTTGGTTGCTACATGTGACTGCATCCCTCCCTTTTCTCGGCCCGGCCAGACTCAATCTCGCACTATTCCTTCTCCCGTTTTTAGATGTGCTACAGAAGTGAGTCAGTCCTCAAGGATCACTGGGTAAGGTTTTACAGTACTGTGCAAAAGGTTTTGGTATCCTTGACACATCTAATCAATTTCACAAGCAATAAATTAagaaatggataaaaaaaaaaaacatacagacTCAAGTGCATCAAAACTACTCTGGTACATTTTATCTCCAAAGTTGCTCGAATAAATGGAACGGGTTACCACCCACCCCTGGCCACTGTTTTGACTGTGTTGACTTCATCAGTGTGCTCATCACCATCCCTACCTTTCATATTGATCTGTGCATAGTATGTAAGCCTACCCTGCCCCCTCCCACACAGACAGAAGGCAGCTCATTGATAGAACCAAATTCAGCTAAAGGGCAAAGCCATAAATTAATGCAGAATATAAGCCCTTTGCAGATACTGCAAAGTAGTGCATGTAGGATGGGTGTTTAAAAGAGATCTTTGTGCAGTCAGGTCCAAAAGCCATGGGTCCAGACTACCCCAGCATGCATCTCTCACCCCTTCATGAATGCACCACTTGTCTGACTGCGTGGGCCCTAAAAGCCCCCCTGCGGTCGAGACGTCCTACACAAGCAGCTTGGCTCGCACAAATGTTTTACAGTTGGCGAAACGCCCATCACAGACACGCTCGAGTCTCAGAGAGAGCGTCGGTGACGGAAGGGATCACTCGAATGGTTTTGAGGACTCTGACAAGGTGGTGACTGGTGGTCTCAACAGGAGGAGgactttttttgttctgttgtttAGATTTGAACTCAATTTTATAGGAGGAGCTTCTCCGGTCTCCTCGAGATGTAGAAAGAAGAAGCTTGGCGGCAAGACTGCATGAGATCATCGTGCAGGTGGATGTTTGGAATGAGTCTATTGGCAGACTTTGAACTGGcaagtttttgttttgaaagatgAACTCATCTTGGTGGAGAAACCGCAGGCTGATCAGAAACTCAACAGGCCACTCTCGGCTGGGTCATATCTCATTTGATAGCATCATTTAAAGAGTTGCCTTTTCATGAATAGGGTCAATCAGTCGAAGTCAGCAAAATGTTCCTGTATTGGAAGAAGCGCGGCGCTTATGACTTGGAGCCACCAACATCGTCTTGCTCCCAAGTGGGAATGGAGCGCTACTACTGGTCGTCATCCCTGGACGCCATCCATGATCTGTGCGGTAAGATCACCAACTAATCCTAGAGTGAGTTTGTTGGAATGGCAATAGCAACAGATCTTTTCTATTTTTGAACAATTCCAAATTCTGAACAAATTCAAGACCACCAAATAgatttaaagaaaaacatggaTGATGTCAAACTGCAAATGGTCTAGACATCGGTCGGTTTTGCGCTCCaccgtgttgtcttttgatgcatCAGTCAGCACTGTCATCAGTTCTGAGCCAACACCCAGCCATGAGGAATCTCCGGTGCCGGTCGCAAGCCTGCATAAATGGCCGGCTTGCGTCAGTAAGCCTTTCTGGTCTTTAAAAACTTGTGCGTCATCCCACAGTGTGGTCAATGCTCctctttttctgttcttttcccgATGTTTTATACGCATCAACACTGTTGTCAGTTTAATGCGAGACATTTGTTGCACGATTATTGTGCAATTTATTATTTGATCCCTCACTTTGTAAAAGACATGACTTCATTTTGTTGTGTTTACTGCCtaaaaaagtgcacagctgCTCCAAAACACCTCTGTGTGTCCTGTCTCAGTTTTTTGGGGGAGTGATGTGGCACCGGGGCAGTCACTTTCCGCTGCCCTTCCTCATCCACGCTATTAGTGAAAGGGATGTGATAA
This region of Syngnathus typhle isolate RoL2023-S1 ecotype Sweden linkage group LG2, RoL_Styp_1.0, whole genome shotgun sequence genomic DNA includes:
- the nsmce4a gene encoding non-structural maintenance of chromosomes element 4 homolog A, giving the protein MEQLRRPSTDKEAPQQDGAAGHSSGDQQQLNGGSSFGSMSAQERGTRKEIRTKYRDLIDSVQQNREDLLSPSNNKLTEILEAADSLFENVRETSEAVLDSKFVLMATDLNNERASQMREEDSAFDHAAFAEHLLSFMGLNRLESGRGEQSEEEIEGYLPKDAWQRLAQRAEACFRTAPTFHYMLGSFHAEPPPPKQKIVRQKKAPSKEAKRIMPTQLKTMEETEQEATEKEVERILACLKSYHQDDPMSPISYYEFVIDPNSFPRTVENIFHTSFLVRDGLVQIGLDLDKLPFIAPVEEVEGEAGERGNCHAAIVTISPKSWKELIEAFEITEPMIPPLNSQ